caacattttccagATCATAATTAActagaaaataattcaatgcTTGTTAAATGCTTCGATTCAAATGATTGTTGTTAAGATATACCTAAATATATGACGCGAATCAGACAATTGCGACAGAATTTCTTGCTCGATGAAGGTTTGTAATGTTAGATGTTAATAGATGTATTGCGATACTGAAGAGACCTTTTATGGCTGTTTTTTATAGCTGCGATAATTTGGCTAAAAgaatgtgaaaataataattgaaaagaaatttgtgATATGAAGTGTTCTGGCTTCATTAAGAAACTTATGACTTGCTCTAGAATCTAAGGGACAAAAAAGTAGCGTTACGAAACGTTACCTCTCATATTGTAtggttgggtggttttttaattttctacaTACTTCGATACACTTTTAATCTTAACAATTgcattttgcttgttttattgctGTCTATAACTAATTCCGCAAATCCGACGGAAACCtaagaattaaaaaataacttacgttgcatacatttaggcgtacaTAAGCACTACGTGATCCAAGTAGCAGGAAAGGAGTAGAGTGTTTTTATTCAATACAAATTCTAatcaaaaagtttctcaaatgaaggtattattaataattacatAAAATACGAACGTAACCCTCAAAACCGTAAGCTACTCGTAAATCTAAcacaagaaaagcaaaactaacGCTCAATAAATCAAAGCAATAAATTAGCAATCAACTCGTTTTCGTTTATAATGTTCTTTATTCCATATCACAACACTATATTGAGACAAAGTAAAGCGCTTAAAAGATACACCTCTACGTTTTCATACAAGCAAGGGTATTTCCTGTACCCCCGTGTTCCTTCTTACAGCATTCAGCTGTAACGATTCAGTTAAAGCTCGTCTTACCGCGTATAGTTAAAGCATTCGTCAGGTTGGTTGTCTTAAAGCTCTGCGTTGAAATCGAACCGTGTCGAAGATTAGTTTCACCGTCGGCCATACCTTTACCAAGGTCGCCACATTTCACCGTTCGGATTATCCTTTCCATCATCGACACTTTCCTTTCGTTCTTGGCCTTGACTGCTTCCGCCTTCCGCttgattttcttccttctccaTGCTAATGTCCTGCAGGTTATCCTCCGTGACATTCGTTCTGGGGCGAGCGTTCGTAGGCACGAAGGGCGAGCTGTTAAAGTGATGTCCCAACTTTCCCAACCGACTTCGACTCGGCTGTTCTTCCGGCGAGGGTGGAGTTGGAAAGATGGCCAACAGTCGGTCCATCTTGTGATCGCTTAGTGTGCCAGTTTTTCCCATCGGAGTTTTAAGGGTCGAACAATCGCCAGTCCCATCGCCATTCGTTGGGCTGGCCGGTGGACTCGGTACGGTAAGAGCGCTCGGAGATCTGCCCTCACGCGAATCCATCCCAGCTGGTCGTACAGCCGTCGGTTCTTTGCTCGGATAGGATGGGTTCGCAAGTGTCGCACCACGCAACGGACcaaagaaaggaaacggaTGGAATGGCATCGTCGACGTATCGCCGGTGGGAAACGGAATACCCGCAGGGAACATTAGCGACAGGTTGTTGGCAAAGGTGCGATTTAGCAACCCATtgccggtgctgctggtgttgttgttgatgtcgTCGGGCGACTGTAGAGGAAGGCCAGCAAACCCGAACGGGTGATGTCCACCAACCGGGAACGGTTTGCCCGGCTGAAAGGTGAGACAGCTTTCAAGGTGCTTTCGTACGCGCGCCTTCAATCCTTCGTCCACCGAACCGAGCGTATCGAAGTACTTCCCAATCTCGTCAATGCACTCCCGATACCCTGTGGCGAACTTTTCCGGTACCGTCGGATCGACGGCCATTGCCACGTTTAGTCGGCGTCGCTCAATGTCCTGCAGATGTTTCACCGTCAGGTCGAGTATGTCTGCCTTCTCCAGCTTGGAATGACGTACCGGCTGTGGATAAAAAAGGGCAAATTGTAGTGCAATCTCGATGCATTCGACACTTCAACGGCAGGCTGTCAATACGTACGTCCTTTTTCATCGCATCCAGCAGCAGTCCCTTGAGATCGTTCAAATAATTGTTGATACGAGCGCGACGTTTCTTTTCCATAATTGGTTTATTTGTCTGTTGGAAAAAAGAGTTacgattgtttttgttaaaagatGTAACAATGTTGACATGAAAACAAGGAATATATTGTACAGTAATAATAAATGGTTCCGTGTTATACGATTGCCTATTTTCAGGCGCGTAGAaagcaaaatagaaaataattttaaaaacataacatcAAAGTATACAATGCAGTTGAAGATAaggaaaacacatcaaaactTTGCGTTTAAGTGAATGCAACTATTTGTTGTGCATTTTCACGCAAATCATGTAGAATTTTACAAATGTACCCGTTATTATGCAATTCAAACTACAAGGCTAGCTCATTTCGGTGTAATTCATTAAACGTCTTATCAATGTTGACATTTCGGAACTATTATTAACACCTTTCACTCGATCACTTCATCGTTatgtatacaattttttttgtattttgtatttgtttagtTAGTTgataaaatatatctttttcaaaaaaaactTGGGATTATatattttgattttcaatATTAAGAACTTTAATAGCTATTTCGAAGGACAGGAATTTCAGGAGCCTTCATAACAAtaattacaaattacaaaaaataccCGCAAAATATCATCAAGAAACGGAAACGGGAACGTAAGCGGTTACTGAGTCCccttaagaaaataaaagcattatAAAATCGTCAAACTAAGCTAAGCAAAAAGGTTCTAAGGTTGTTCAAAGTTAAACAGAAATCGACATTAAGTGGACATCGTCATCGGGATCAGGTATGAAAATGAtttagtataaaaaaatacaattattaGCTACGTTATGCGTATCAGTGGTGTATAAGTGCTTGAAGAGTTGGTCGGAGTGTATATCCACTATATATTGCTTGTTTCAATGCGTGTTAACGATACGATAGTTCAAAGTAAACAAGAAATTGTAATATTGTAATAATAATGTGCCTCAAGATATGCAATCCGTCATACATTAGTATCTTACTGAGTTTCTTATTAGTTTCTTAGCTAATAATGATTTGTTTCATCAGTTTCACAACGCAGAAAATAGAAGtcaattaaaaaaagcaaattgataaaacacccaagaaaatattataactTTATGTGCTTTTTAACAAAAGTTATTCAACCACTAACAAATACGCCTGTCTGTATGCAATTCAAAACACACTCTTATCATTATTGCGAATGGTACGATcagtttaaacatttttgaacTCCAGATAATATCATTTGTATTTAGATCACTTCACATCACACTTTACcgattataataattaaccatTGCAGTTATTGGACGATTTGAAGCATAACAgcgattaaattaaacatttcacaTAATTATAAGCTttagtaaataatattttgcacttaaacacacacacacacacggaacaTTCTTTTACTTTCACCACCATTGCCCCACACCATTAGTCACATATTAACAATATTTGCACATTACCTTTCGGATTTCGGCCTTGATTCGGCGCAAATAGCTCTCCGATGCGTACTCATCGTGCCGGTCGTGGGGATTCAGCTTGCTTGGATTAGCCATTTTTATCACCGGTATTGTTCACTGCTGTTTCTGTTTCACCTGCGGATTGCTTTCCTTTCCCGTATATTACGCTGCGTGTTATCACTGCCGGttgttattttccattttacacACAGTTTCACACACCTTTAGTCGCACTTCCTTGCTGCTTTCAGCGGAGTGTCGACGCGCGCTCGGCACACTGCACACCAACACCGTCGGCATTCGGGACGAGAATGCCGGAACACCAGCGCGAGATCATTCGCAGCAGATCGCATTCCCCCGATCGCCGTCATATGGTTGTGTTGCACATTACACATTATCATGATTAACAATTTAACCAAATTCCCCCCCACCTTTTGCCAGCAGGGGACGCCGTTGTTCGCTTGCGTTCTCGTTCTCGACGACCTGTGTCTCCATCCCGTTCCATCGCACCGATGGCCGGGTGTGATCGGGACATCTTGGGCAAGGCAAGAACCacacggttcggttcgttggtCTTTTCCCACGCCGCGACGGGaccaacctttttttttttgctacgctCCTGGGCCAATGCCGTGCTAGGCTGCAGCTGACCCATAAACcttcgcacgcacacatacgtgCCCGACCCTCGCCCGCCCTGCCGACAGGATGTAAACAATCTAAAGCGACCGAAGAAGAACCGGAGCGgacccaaaacacacacatgcatgcatACACGcggtgggaaaaaaagggggaaaaacttATGCACTTACGCTCTCGAGCTGCTCCGGCTGCGGTGTGGGAACAGGCCAATGTTGCACAGGCCCGACTGCACGGGAAGAATGATTCTTTGTCTTCCCGCTTCGTCGTCCAGCTTCGTGCTTCGTTTTCCCACCGTACCCTAGCACGGCGGCACCCTTCCGTGAGACAGGGAGTTCCCTTGCGAAAGGgcgaaagggaaataaaaacaacgcCAAGGGACTCTCACAAAATTCCCACACTTTGCGCACCGGGGGAATTCGTCCGGAACAACCGGTGGCAttaaggttttctttttattattttgggggaaagTGAAGAAAGATAAAACGCAAGACCCATAAGCGAAAATACCGTCGCACCTTGAAGGCCACAGCTCGACTCGCTTCCTCGCATTGCGCGGCTAGCGCCATCGCCCTTCTGGATGGAAACTTTATCCGTGCCGTGCCATCTCTCACCTTCTTCACCCTCGGTAAGGCTTCCATCCGGAGATCGAcagtgcggtgtgtgtgtgtgtttttctaaaTCATAATTGAGATCTTGTTACGGAAtcgaagttgtttttttttttcggttttccgCTGTTGTTTGCCAGACACGCTTACGCTTCCGTCGGTAAGTGTGGCCGTGGAAAGTGAATGCCGTTTTGCCGTACGCTGGGTTCCGAAGAAAAAAGCGTACGTACTTGTAGGGAGGAAACATCAATGCCCAACGGACAGTCATTGAACTCGTGCCAGATGGGGAAGGGAGGGTCGTGTGCTCTACTTAGAATTTGTAATGAGATGGCACTGGCATAACATAGAGGTTTTAGAAGGTTTTTGGAATAGTAATATGAACAGAATTGACTTGCCCTAGTATGTTTACTTCCTCATCAACCGTGGTCTTGGCCTGTtacaggagtcctctaaaccgcggACGGTACGGTGCCCTCGTCTACCTACTCAATATCCGAAGTCTTCCCGACGGGCGCATCAACACCATTACTCCATCCCAATTTGAGGCTACTACGCCattgtggacgacctaaaaggagtTTAAGagttgggtcgtccggtgttattctcatgacatgaccaacccGCCAGACACTAAGATCATCGTCcggctcatagagctcgtcattatGGCGACTCCTCCATTGCTCTCGCTCATATAAGAGGCCCAAAAATCCTTCAGAACATCTCGAACGAGGGGTTCGTCAGtgttggacaaagtccatgtctcagaggagTATGTGAGTattggaactatataagttccATATAGTCCCAAGCGCCGTTCGTCgcaacaggtgttttgagtacaACAGTGGACTGTTTGCTCTCAAACTGTAGACTGCAGACTGTTGACCCTAACGCGTATCACAACATCAATGTTTGTTGGCGCTATTAACCTAAGATAGGTAAAAAGTTGGCGTCTTCGATGGTTCAGTCACCTATCTGTACATCACCCCTGCGTAAGGTAGGAGTTGTCGAAAGCCCCCAAtaacttggtttttgcctcgttaatctccaacccgaggttttctgccACCTCCTCAATCCATGGGGAGGCTATGTCTATGTCaagatctggattgacttattgAAGATGGCCTTCGAAGTCGCTACCTCGGAGTCACAGGCCCTCTCTAGCGTTAgcttgaagagtagacaagagGATGAGAAGGAATAGGAGTTGAGTAGGAGACCCTGTGGGACCTTCAAGAGACTTCGTCTGCTACCCCTTTGCAGAACACTGTGACAAACATCATTAGTCCatatttttgcttcctttcaaTCAATTATCCTTCCAGCCAAAACCGAAACGCAAATGAATCACGACACCATTTAATTATGCACGACCCCCTGCTCTGTTGTCCAGAGTGCCCAAACCACAAGCGATCCCAAATCAAGTGAAGTAGTGGCCACATCTATAACCTCGTGTTCGATATCTTTCTGCAAACTGCGACACTGTTCACTTCGCTGTCTGTTTGCGCTGTGGCTCCGTAACTGTTACCACATCAAAAGACCATCCTCTCTCTGTTGCCATTACCCTTCCGACCTCCTTTACCATGATCCACACACAGTGTCGAAGGACTCGTCGAAGTgagagaaacagagaaaaaggagaaagaaaaaaaacatcgcaccAGCTCAGGCTTCCGGTAAAAACGGAATTAACTTTTTCTCACACTTCTTCGGGCGTGTTCGCTCCAGCTAGATCGCTGTCGaagggtttccttttttttgcgtttcttcCTTCTGCCTTTATTCCCGCTTGTGCTGCTCGGGTTTCGCTTTAGGGTTTCCTTCGTCCGTTGCATTTGTGTGGTAGGATATCCTTGGGAAAAAACGGATCCACCGCTAGGAAAGGGCATTGAAGACGTGGAAGAAACCGACATCGGTGTCATCACGTGAGAACGAAGCGGCTCAAGGCAAGTTTTACGAGAAGACAGACTCGGGGACAGAACTTGAGTGATGGTGAAGGTTTTAGCCAACAATACACTTTTGGTGTTTCAGAGACATTTTTTAGCGACTAGTAAAATATTAGCCTGATTATTGAGATGTTTTGTTATGACTCAGTCAGTGTTTTGTCATTGTAAGTTGCATCAAGTGCTTCGAAACTAAAGTCTCTTTCAAGATGTCGGATTCTGATCAAGTGTCCATTGACACATTTATGGATTTTGGGTAATTCGATTTTGAGTCTTGAGTGGAGTTTATGGGCCAATTCTGACCAAGTACCTGCTAGCCGTGTTCTAGTGGTCAACGCTTAGAAGTCAATGCCGTCAAACCAGGCCTGAGTGAGACAGCTCAGGGACCCCTCCCagcgcttttttttaattagggACCCCAGGACTGCAGACGGGCAAGATCGGACATTTTACCATTCTAACACAAACATCCACACATAATATCCCAAGTTTGATTAAAACGTGTTGTTAtatttgtatatattttttagtaAACTTTGTATGTTCTCCCGCGTTTGCGTTCGCCCTTCTAGCGACAGAATCGGCAGCCGTACCGAGCCGTGTAGTGTTTAGTAAGGGAAGCTTAACAATTATCGTGGAATAATAAAGAATTATAAATTCGCAAGGAAACACACGCGGTGCCGCTCGGACCGGCAGCCGAGATTCAGCGTTGACAGGGTTAGTAGTAACGCCCGGGGAAGGGATGGAACAACAAGCAGATTCAGTAATCTCAGAGCGCTTCATAAGCATCGTCCACGGTGCCACCGTCCTCGTACGTGGCCGCATTCGTTTGCATCTCCTTCAGAAACTCATCGACGTGGCTTTTGCGTTTGCTGCTTCGGTGATGCTTCCCGTCGCTGCTGCTACGACCACCGCCGCCTTCGTCCTTGTCTTTGCTggactttttcttcttgtgcTTTTTGTCTTTATCCTTGGACTGGGGAATGAAAAGAACATTTCATGCACTGTTGTCAATCGGTTGTCCAAACAATTCTTACCTTTTTCTCCGACGAACTCTTGGACCGGCTCACGGATGAGGTGGAAACGACATCTTCCCCACCTTCCGGTGAACGACGCTCTTTCGTGTCGATCATGGACCAACCTTCGTAGTTAAGGTGCAGCTTTCCTTTATCAACGCTCGGTGTAATTCGTCCCACTTCCAGCTCGACACTCAACAGCGAAAGCTTCCGTTCGCTATCGTCTTCCTCCTGTGTCTCCTCCTCCACCATCTCTTCCTCGTTGTACCTGTTAGTACGTTCCGGTTCGATTCGAGCAGGATTAACCGTCGGTAGGCCGGCGACCGATCGCTTCACAGAGGGTGATGATTTATCGTACACTTCCGGTGGTTCGGTCGCTACCTCTCCACCAGGATCTTCATCATCAAACCTGGACACGAGCGGATTGTGTCGatcttcttcatcttcatcacttTCAACGGCCGGAGAAAAGGATGATGACTGACGCCCCGTACCTACGTCAACCGTATCCTCAAGGAACGACTTATCCAACACGCCACCATCCGGACAAAACTCATCCACATTGTCGATCTTTCCGAACCCCATATCGGACGACAGTGTGGCCATGGTCGCAGTGCGGGCTGGCTGTTCCGACTGGCGCTGTGGATTGAGCTTGACTGTGTTGATGGCCGTCGTCGAAGCGACCGCCAGATGAGAATTCCGATCCGGCACGATGATTGGATGACCACCTCCaagaatgatgctttttgtcGGTCGAATCACGGACGGATCGGTAGGGCTGGTAGGGGTCGGGTTGGTAGTGTTTTCACGTGCCTTCTTTTTGCTGATGAGATTGTCCAGGAAGCGACCATAGTCCGAATCGTCCGATTTCTGCAATAAAAAGTTCATTTTGCAAGGAGGATCTTGACACTACCACTCTCGTCGCCACGTACCTGATATTCGTCGATCTCCAACCGGCAGATGTCGAGATCCTGAGCATTTTTTCTCAGCGACGCTTCGAGGGCACTCTTCTGCAGGTAGAGAAACGGAATGCCGAAGAATTTGTGCAATAATCGCAGTCCGAACCCGTTCCGCATTGAGCTGTCGCCGTAAACGATTTCGGCATTCCGTTCCTGGCTGGCCGTCTCGACGAAGCCGTGCACCTGTTCCGCACTAATTACCCGATGGTGGCCCATATCACAGTGATTGCCGAGGAGTAGTACCGGAATGTCTGTCGGCACCTTGGGCAATTCGCGGCAAACGTAATCGAACGTCCATGCCTTGGTTATGTCCATCACCATCACGACACAATGTGTGCCCTTGTACACGTCGAGGAACTCCGCATCGAGCACGGGAACGTCCGGTTCAGAACCAGGTCCTGCCGTCGTAAGCTTCAGgttggtgcttttttgtttcgattttccacGATCTACCACATCCCACACTTCTACCTTAACGACATCGTCCGTCGCTTTGAACGACCACTGGATGCTGGCGACCTGTATTTGCTCGGTCGGAGTGTACTGCTCGATGAAGGCTTTTCCCTGCAGCCGTTCCAGCAGACAAGATTTACCAACATTCCGATCGCCCTTGATAACGACTTTCACTGAAGAGAAAAGAAGCGATAAAGGAATTTACTTAgacgacacaaaacaaaacatatagcATAATTTCGTAACATACTGTTATATTGCACGCCTCGGGAAAATCGCTTCTTAAGCGAATCAGACATCGTCTGCCCGACGGACTCCGGTATCGATACGGCAGGGCCATCGTTTTTGTTCGTTAGCTTCTTAAACACGGAAAACATGACTCTATTTTCCAATGTCCAACAGAGGTGTTTTGCAAGCTCACATCACACACATTATCGCAGCTAAActgttgcttattttttctCGACCGTCCACCAAACAACAGCTGCCAGAGTTTCCACCCGAATTGGCTTTTCACTTGTCCACCCACCCGGatccgtttttccttttgtttacATATGAACGTTGACGAAACagaggaaaagcgaaaaaacaatttctattCCCTTTTAACGAAACACGTCAAACTGTCAAAACGTTATGTTATCTTTTTAACGAAAATAATGTCATTCGGGTCGCCCGGGCGAAAAGCACGATTGAGGTTATGTCCGAAAGTTTTCGAACACGCGACGCTTTCGCACTTCGAACGAACCGTTGAAAGCTGACTCATAGCTCATCGCTTCCTTTGCAAGCATCTTTTAGCGCAAATTGTAACAAATTTTCATACTAGATGTCTTTTTATACTAAAATACGCCATGAGAATAACTTCCATATCTACTAATTATTCTTGTAGAACCTAACCACACGTATCATCTTCACGGATTAATACTCCATTCGTAAATCATTAACCTAACTTCCCTCCTCCCCTACATACTTTCGGATAATGATCGTAAAAAGGATGGTAAACAATGTTTAGCGAAGAATTAACTACCGATGCcggcatttatttattcacatgCTTATGAAGTTTTCACGTGCCGAACTGTTGCATAATCACCCGGCTTAAAACCACGCGCGCTCAAAAAAACCGCACGGGA
This region of Anopheles marshallii chromosome 2, idAnoMarsDA_429_01, whole genome shotgun sequence genomic DNA includes:
- the LOC128707211 gene encoding transcription factor HES-4-B-like, with the protein product MANPSKLNPHDRHDEYASESYLRRIKAEIRKTNKPIMEKKRRARINNYLNDLKGLLLDAMKKDPVRHSKLEKADILDLTVKHLQDIERRRLNVAMAVDPTVPEKFATGYRECIDEIGKYFDTLGSVDEGLKARVRKHLESCLTFQPGKPFPVGGHHPFGFAGLPLQSPDDINNNTSSTGNGLLNRTFANNLSLMFPAGIPFPTGDTSTMPFHPFPFFGPLRGATLANPSYPSKEPTAVRPAGMDSREGRSPSALTVPSPPASPTNGDGTGDCSTLKTPMGKTGTLSDHKMDRLLAIFPTPPSPEEQPSRSRLGKLGHHFNSSPFVPTNARPRTNVTEDNLQDISMEKEENQAEGGSSQGQERKESVDDGKDNPNGEMWRPW
- the LOC128708396 gene encoding rab-like protein 6, with the protein product MFSVFKKLTNKNDGPAVSIPESVGQTMSDSLKKRFSRGVQYNMKVVIKGDRNVGKSCLLERLQGKAFIEQYTPTEQIQVASIQWSFKATDDVVKVEVWDVVDRGKSKQKSTNLKLTTAGPGSEPDVPVLDAEFLDVYKGTHCVVMVMDITKAWTFDYVCRELPKVPTDIPVLLLGNHCDMGHHRVISAEQVHGFVETASQERNAEIVYGDSSMRNGFGLRLLHKFFGIPFLYLQKSALEASLRKNAQDLDICRLEIDEYQKSDDSDYGRFLDNLISKKKARENTTNPTPTSPTDPSVIRPTKSIILGGGHPIIVPDRNSHLAVASTTAINTVKLNPQRQSEQPARTATMATLSSDMGFGKIDNVDEFCPDGGVLDKSFLEDTVDVGTGRQSSSFSPAVESDEDEEDRHNPLVSRFDDEDPGGEVATEPPEVYDKSSPSVKRSVAGLPTVNPARIEPERTNRYNEEEMVEEETQEEDDSERKLSLLSVELEVGRITPSVDKGKLHLNYEGWSMIDTKERRSPEGGEDVVSTSSVSRSKSSSEKKSKDKDKKHKKKKSSKDKDEGGGGRSSSDGKHHRSSKRKSHVDEFLKEMQTNAATYEDGGTVDDAYEAL